Proteins from a single region of Metallibacterium scheffleri:
- the cydB gene encoding cytochrome d ubiquinol oxidase subunit II, with protein MEIYAILQVIWWLLLGVLLIGLAVMVGMDMGVGAILRYVGRTDLERRVALNIIGPHWDGNQVWFILGGGAIFAAFPLIYATAFSGFYVVMLLLLWTMIMRPLGFEYRSKIANPAWRNVWDWVFLVSGAVPMIVFGAAFGNLFHGVPFHFEWNLTSFYTGSFLGLLNPFAIMTGVLALALAVMMGALTVMNGAEGAMYQRARGLVQFAAIAAIVLFATGGAWVHMLPGYHIVSGPGAGVPQTPLQQVVAMVPGAWQANFAARPLLWLVPLLGFAGMLGALLAARARRSHLGWWLGALAWIGVIGTAGVSLFPFMLPSSSNPSVSLTLWNSSSSQLTLLWMLGFALVFVPLILWYTSWAFWVMRGKVSAEKIAENEHAY; from the coding sequence ATGGAAATCTACGCAATCCTGCAAGTGATCTGGTGGCTGTTGCTGGGCGTGCTGCTGATCGGCCTGGCGGTGATGGTGGGCATGGACATGGGCGTGGGCGCGATCCTGCGCTACGTCGGCCGCACCGATCTGGAACGGCGCGTGGCGCTGAACATCATCGGCCCGCACTGGGACGGCAACCAGGTGTGGTTCATCCTCGGCGGCGGCGCGATTTTCGCGGCATTCCCGCTGATCTACGCCACTGCCTTCTCGGGCTTTTACGTGGTCATGTTGCTGTTGCTGTGGACCATGATCATGCGTCCACTGGGCTTCGAGTACCGCAGCAAGATCGCCAATCCGGCGTGGCGCAACGTGTGGGACTGGGTGTTCCTGGTCAGCGGCGCGGTGCCGATGATCGTGTTCGGCGCGGCCTTCGGCAATCTGTTCCACGGCGTGCCGTTCCATTTCGAGTGGAACCTGACCTCGTTCTATACCGGCAGTTTCCTCGGTCTGCTCAATCCCTTCGCGATCATGACCGGCGTGCTGGCGCTGGCGCTGGCCGTGATGATGGGGGCGTTGACGGTCATGAATGGCGCCGAGGGCGCGATGTACCAGCGTGCGCGTGGTCTGGTGCAGTTCGCCGCGATCGCCGCGATCGTGCTGTTCGCCACCGGTGGTGCCTGGGTGCACATGCTGCCGGGTTACCACATCGTCAGTGGTCCCGGCGCCGGCGTGCCACAAACTCCGCTGCAACAAGTCGTCGCGATGGTGCCGGGTGCGTGGCAGGCCAACTTCGCCGCGCGGCCGCTGCTGTGGCTGGTGCCGCTACTGGGTTTCGCTGGCATGCTCGGTGCGCTGCTGGCCGCGCGCGCGCGGCGCTCGCATCTGGGCTGGTGGCTGGGTGCGCTGGCGTGGATCGGCGTGATCGGCACGGCGGGCGTCTCGCTGTTCCCCTTCATGCTGCCATCGAGCAGCAATCCCTCGGTCAGCCTGACGCTGTGGAATTCCAGCTCCAGCCAACTCACGCTGCTGTGGATGCTGGGTTTCGCGCTGGTGTTCGTGCCGCTGATCCTTTGGTACACCAGTTGGGCGTTCTGGGTGATGCGCGGCAAGGTCAGCGCCGAGAAGATCGCCGAAAACGAACACGCATACTGA
- a CDS encoding complex I NDUFA9 subunit family protein has product MNTPRLTPLRPQHLVMLGGTGFVGTHLLPRLVAQGHRIRVLSRNREQHRALAVLPGVSVHSADVYDRGTLLEHLHGADAAINLVGILNETGGARFRKAHVDLTSTLVAACREAGVRRLHQMSSLRAGEGKSMYLITRGEAERVVRASGLQWTIYQPSVIFGRGDGLVTRFAALLKLLPVLPLARASSKLAPVAVEDVCAAIAQCVQDPASIAQRYELYGPEQFALIRIVRMVAAALKLRRLIIPLPDALGYLQARIGELLPGKPISVDNFKSLALDSIGSVDGLAALGITPQRFSARLPELLHPRHGHAVLLDTARHVSGLAPADRARIAR; this is encoded by the coding sequence ATGAACACCCCGCGCCTCACGCCGCTGCGCCCGCAACACCTGGTCATGCTCGGCGGTACCGGATTCGTTGGCACGCATCTGTTGCCGCGCCTGGTCGCGCAAGGACATCGCATCCGCGTGCTTTCACGCAACCGCGAACAGCACCGCGCCCTGGCCGTGCTGCCTGGGGTCAGTGTGCACAGCGCCGACGTGTACGATCGCGGCACGCTGCTGGAACACCTGCACGGCGCGGATGCGGCGATCAACCTGGTCGGCATCCTCAACGAGACCGGCGGCGCGCGTTTTCGCAAGGCGCACGTGGACCTCACCTCGACGCTGGTGGCCGCCTGCCGCGAGGCCGGCGTGCGCCGCCTGCATCAGATGAGTTCGCTGCGCGCGGGCGAGGGCAAGTCGATGTACCTGATCACGCGCGGCGAAGCCGAGCGCGTGGTGCGCGCCTCCGGCCTGCAGTGGACGATTTACCAGCCCTCGGTGATTTTCGGTCGTGGCGACGGGCTGGTGACGCGCTTCGCCGCGCTGCTCAAGCTGCTGCCGGTCCTGCCGCTGGCACGCGCGTCCAGCAAGCTGGCGCCGGTGGCGGTGGAAGACGTGTGCGCGGCGATCGCGCAGTGCGTGCAGGACCCGGCCAGCATCGCGCAGCGCTACGAGCTGTACGGACCCGAGCAATTCGCGCTGATCCGCATCGTGCGCATGGTCGCGGCTGCGCTGAAGCTGCGGCGGCTGATCATTCCGCTGCCCGACGCCCTGGGCTATCTGCAGGCGCGCATCGGCGAGCTGCTGCCGGGCAAGCCGATCAGCGTGGACAACTTCAAGTCGCTGGCGCTGGATTCGATCGGCAGCGTCGATGGCCTGGCCGCGCTGGGCATCACGCCGCAGCGCTTCAGCGCGCGCCTGCCCGAGCTGTTGCATCCGCGCCACGGCCACGCCGTGCTGCTGGATACCGCGCGCCACGTCAGCGGACTGGCGCCGGCCGATCGCGCGCGCATCGCGCGCTGA
- the cydC gene encoding thiol reductant ABC exporter subunit CydC, protein MTRLLPPALRRLLAVLDPYRGWMFGGAALALLTALAALGLMAVSGWFIAAMALAGLSGAAINYFSPAAAIRAFAILRSGGRYGDRLVTHEATLRGLSGLRAWLFRRLIPLAPARLSALRSGELFARLRADIDALEHFYLAVLVPAAVALLSLALVLVLGVIVLPGAALVLLIGALLAGVLLPAWAHRRAALDAAQAVLDAAALRGLLLDALRGHAELLAWGGVAAHAARIDALAARLDARRARIEVLQALGGGMVGLLAQLVVLGILVFGLAAVHGGTLAPPLLVMLALLALALFEVIAPLPEALAQWQATLTAAARVFDLADTPPAFIEPEICASLPAAVEIVFENVHLRYADAAPWALAGVDLQLAAGARVAIVGASGAGKSSLLSALLKFYPLQQGRIMLGGQPLDALQGDVLRRHIAVISQQTTLFNLSLLDNLLLAAPEATAAQIERAVNQAQMDAFVAGLPQGYDTVLGEAGALVSGGEARRIAIARALLQDAPVLVLDEPTEGLDARTARDLYAALDVAARGRTLLLITHRLGGLAHLVDEVAVMAAGRIRERVPVAQYLQRRAR, encoded by the coding sequence ATGACGCGCCTGCTGCCGCCCGCGCTGCGCCGCCTGCTGGCGGTGCTCGATCCGTATCGAGGCTGGATGTTCGGCGGGGCGGCGCTGGCGCTGCTGACCGCGCTCGCGGCGCTGGGCCTGATGGCGGTGTCGGGCTGGTTCATCGCCGCCATGGCGCTGGCCGGATTGAGCGGTGCGGCGATCAACTATTTCAGTCCGGCCGCGGCGATCCGCGCCTTTGCCATCCTGCGCAGCGGCGGCCGCTACGGTGATCGTCTGGTCACCCACGAAGCCACCTTGCGCGGTTTGTCCGGGCTGCGCGCATGGCTGTTCCGACGCCTGATTCCGCTGGCTCCGGCGCGGCTGTCGGCGCTGCGCAGCGGCGAGCTGTTCGCGCGCCTGCGCGCCGACATCGATGCGCTGGAGCATTTTTATCTGGCCGTGCTGGTACCTGCGGCGGTGGCGCTGTTGAGCTTGGCGCTGGTGCTGGTGCTGGGTGTCATCGTGCTGCCGGGCGCGGCACTGGTGCTGCTGATCGGCGCACTGCTGGCCGGCGTGCTGTTGCCGGCCTGGGCGCATCGTCGCGCCGCGCTGGACGCGGCGCAGGCGGTGCTCGACGCCGCCGCGCTGCGCGGCCTGCTGCTGGATGCCCTGCGCGGCCACGCCGAGCTGCTGGCTTGGGGTGGCGTCGCGGCCCATGCCGCACGCATTGATGCGCTGGCTGCGCGGCTCGATGCGCGACGCGCGCGCATCGAGGTGCTGCAAGCGCTGGGTGGCGGCATGGTCGGCCTGCTCGCGCAGCTCGTCGTGCTCGGCATCCTGGTGTTTGGCCTGGCGGCGGTGCATGGCGGCACGTTGGCGCCGCCGCTGCTGGTGATGCTGGCGCTGCTGGCGCTGGCCCTGTTCGAGGTGATCGCGCCACTGCCCGAGGCACTGGCGCAATGGCAGGCCACGCTCACCGCCGCCGCGCGCGTGTTCGACCTGGCCGACACACCACCGGCGTTCATCGAGCCGGAGATCTGCGCGTCGCTGCCAGCGGCGGTGGAGATCGTATTCGAGAACGTGCATCTGCGGTATGCCGATGCCGCGCCGTGGGCGCTGGCGGGTGTCGACCTGCAACTGGCCGCAGGCGCGCGCGTGGCGATCGTCGGGGCCTCGGGCGCGGGCAAGAGCTCGCTGTTGAGTGCGTTGCTGAAGTTTTATCCGTTGCAGCAGGGACGCATCATGTTGGGCGGGCAGCCGCTGGATGCGCTGCAGGGTGACGTGTTGCGTCGGCACATCGCGGTGATCAGCCAGCAGACCACCTTGTTCAACCTGTCGCTGCTGGACAACCTGTTGCTGGCCGCACCCGAGGCCACGGCGGCGCAGATCGAGCGCGCGGTGAACCAGGCGCAGATGGATGCGTTCGTGGCGGGCTTGCCGCAGGGTTACGACACCGTGCTGGGCGAGGCGGGTGCACTGGTCTCCGGCGGCGAAGCGCGGCGCATCGCCATCGCGCGCGCACTGCTGCAGGATGCGCCGGTGCTGGTGCTGGACGAGCCCACCGAGGGTCTCGATGCGCGCACCGCGCGCGACCTGTATGCCGCGCTGGATGTCGCCGCGCGCGGGCGCACGCTGCTGCTGATCACGCACCGCCTGGGCGGCCTCGCGCATCTGGTCGATGAAGTCGCGGTGATGGCCGCCGGGCGCATCCGCGAGCGCGTGCCGGTGGCGCAGTACCTGCAACGCAGGGCGCGCTGA
- a CDS encoding cytochrome ubiquinol oxidase subunit I, protein MIDGTVVDLSRIQFASTALYHFLFVPLTLGLSFLLAAMETVYVTTGKPIYKEMAQFWGKLFMINFALGVATGLTMEFQFGTNWSFYSSFVGDIFGAPLAIEGLMAFFMESTFVGLMIFGWERLSKGQHLAVTWLVAFASNLSALWILVANSFMQDPKGAAFDPTTLRMQLTSFQQLIFSPDAQSKFVHTSIAGYVTAAVFVAGISAFYMLKKRHMELAKRSFRMAALYGVMATIGVITLGDALGFVAAQAQPTKLAAMEGLWKSEPAPMSFNLIAFPDQAKQENEGAVRIPYLLSLLVTHSIDGTVEGVDTLEQQATRKIENGIPAVLALKTLSKDPQDAAALAQFNAHEKDLGYGFLVQRYAPDLNNVTPAQVQQAARDTIPPVAAVFWAFRAMVGFGLLMLAFFVLAVLYTLRNKVQDKRWFLLAAVWMIPIPFLANESGWLVAELGRQPWTVFGVLPTWMSASTHSVGYMAFSLVGFVTLYSIFIAVEMYLMVRAIRQGPEPHHGGGDARPRPRPELAPRPVQAAAHATNLEG, encoded by the coding sequence ATGATTGATGGAACCGTTGTCGATCTCTCGCGCATCCAGTTCGCGTCCACCGCGCTGTATCACTTCCTGTTCGTGCCACTGACCCTGGGTCTCAGCTTTCTGCTGGCGGCGATGGAGACGGTGTACGTCACCACGGGCAAGCCGATCTACAAGGAGATGGCGCAGTTCTGGGGCAAGTTGTTCATGATCAACTTCGCCCTGGGCGTGGCCACCGGCCTGACCATGGAGTTCCAGTTCGGCACCAACTGGTCGTTTTATTCCAGCTTCGTCGGCGACATCTTCGGCGCGCCGCTGGCCATCGAGGGCCTGATGGCCTTCTTCATGGAGTCCACCTTCGTCGGCCTGATGATCTTCGGCTGGGAGCGTCTGTCCAAGGGCCAGCATCTGGCGGTGACTTGGTTGGTCGCGTTCGCCTCCAATCTCTCGGCGCTGTGGATTCTGGTGGCCAACAGCTTCATGCAGGATCCCAAGGGCGCGGCGTTCGATCCGACTACCCTGCGCATGCAGCTGACCAGCTTCCAGCAGCTGATCTTCAGCCCCGATGCGCAGTCCAAGTTCGTGCATACCAGCATTGCCGGCTATGTGACCGCGGCGGTCTTCGTGGCGGGCATCAGTGCGTTCTACATGTTGAAGAAGCGCCACATGGAGCTGGCCAAGCGCTCGTTCCGCATGGCCGCACTTTATGGCGTGATGGCCACGATCGGCGTGATCACCCTGGGCGATGCGCTGGGTTTTGTTGCCGCGCAGGCGCAGCCGACCAAGCTGGCCGCGATGGAGGGCCTGTGGAAAAGCGAGCCCGCGCCGATGTCGTTCAACCTCATCGCGTTTCCCGACCAGGCCAAGCAGGAGAACGAGGGCGCGGTGCGCATCCCCTATCTGTTATCCCTGCTGGTGACCCACTCGATCGACGGCACGGTCGAGGGTGTCGACACGCTGGAGCAGCAGGCCACGCGCAAGATCGAGAACGGCATCCCTGCCGTGCTGGCCTTGAAGACACTGTCCAAGGATCCGCAGGACGCGGCGGCGCTGGCGCAATTCAATGCGCACGAAAAAGATCTCGGCTATGGCTTTCTGGTGCAGCGCTATGCGCCCGATCTGAACAACGTCACACCGGCGCAAGTGCAGCAGGCCGCACGTGACACCATCCCGCCGGTGGCTGCGGTGTTCTGGGCATTCCGTGCGATGGTCGGCTTCGGCCTGTTGATGCTGGCGTTTTTCGTGTTGGCGGTGCTGTACACCTTGCGCAACAAGGTGCAGGACAAGCGCTGGTTCCTGCTCGCGGCGGTGTGGATGATCCCGATTCCGTTTCTGGCGAATGAGTCTGGCTGGCTGGTGGCCGAGCTGGGCCGGCAGCCGTGGACGGTGTTCGGCGTGCTGCCGACCTGGATGAGCGCTTCCACGCACAGCGTGGGCTACATGGCGTTCTCGCTGGTCGGTTTCGTGACGCTGTATTCGATCTTCATCGCGGTCGAGATGTATCTGATGGTGCGCGCGATCCGACAAGGGCCCGAGCCGCATCACGGTGGTGGCGATGCGCGTCCGCGGCCACGTCCCGAGCTGGCGCCACGGCCGGTCCAGGCCGCCGCGCACGCCACGAATCTGGAGGGCTGA
- a CDS encoding NAD(P)H-quinone oxidoreductase encodes MSAALMMRVIEISMPGGPEVLQVAQRPRPLPCAAEILIEVHAAGVNRPDLAQRAGVYPPPPGASDLPGLEVAGRIAALGVDVDGWRVGDAVCALCNGGGYAGYVTVPAGQCLPLPRGFSMAEAAALPETFFTVWSNVFMRARLAAGEVLLVHGGASGIGTSAIQLAHALGATVFATAGNAAKCAACERLGARRCFNYRDADFVAGVLDATARHGADVILDMVGGDYLPRNLAALALDGRIVQIATQRGREASLDLALLMRKRATLTGSTLRPQDSAAKAAIAAELRARAWPLLDAGRVRPVLYRVLPFAQAADAHRLLEQGEHVGKIVLALSTSATESINP; translated from the coding sequence ATGAGCGCAGCCCTGATGATGCGGGTGATCGAGATCAGCATGCCGGGCGGCCCGGAGGTTTTGCAGGTGGCGCAGCGTCCGCGCCCGTTGCCGTGCGCCGCTGAAATCCTGATCGAGGTCCATGCTGCGGGCGTCAACCGGCCCGATCTGGCGCAGCGTGCCGGCGTATATCCACCGCCGCCTGGCGCATCCGATCTGCCCGGGCTGGAAGTGGCCGGGCGTATCGCCGCGCTGGGTGTGGACGTTGACGGCTGGCGAGTCGGTGACGCCGTGTGCGCGTTGTGCAACGGCGGCGGTTACGCCGGATACGTGACGGTGCCGGCGGGCCAGTGCCTGCCGTTGCCACGCGGTTTCAGCATGGCCGAGGCCGCGGCGCTGCCGGAAACGTTTTTCACCGTGTGGAGCAACGTGTTCATGCGCGCTCGCCTCGCCGCCGGCGAGGTGCTGCTGGTGCATGGTGGCGCCAGCGGCATCGGCACCAGTGCCATCCAGTTGGCGCATGCGCTGGGTGCCACGGTGTTCGCGACGGCCGGCAATGCCGCCAAATGCGCGGCCTGCGAGCGATTGGGCGCGCGCCGCTGCTTCAATTATCGCGACGCGGATTTCGTCGCCGGCGTGCTGGATGCGACCGCGCGGCACGGCGCCGACGTGATCCTGGACATGGTCGGCGGCGATTACCTGCCGCGCAATCTCGCCGCGCTGGCGCTGGATGGACGCATCGTGCAGATCGCCACGCAGCGCGGCCGCGAGGCGTCGCTGGATCTGGCCTTGCTGATGCGCAAGCGCGCCACGCTCACCGGCTCCACCTTGCGTCCGCAGGACAGCGCCGCCAAGGCCGCCATCGCCGCCGAGTTGCGCGCACGTGCCTGGCCACTGCTGGATGCAGGGCGCGTGCGCCCGGTGCTGTACCGTGTGCTGCCTTTCGCGCAGGCCGCCGATGCGCATCGCCTGCTGGAGCAGGGCGAGCACGTCGGCAAGATCGTGCTCGCGCTCTCCACTTCCGCCACGGAGTCGATCAATCCATGA
- a CDS encoding AcvB/VirJ family lysyl-phosphatidylglycerol hydrolase: MTALLGCSLALATPAPGAAKAATLPVPARLTPTQPAPSQSAPAPARNTRGAQMPDAAAMHPMPWLAGVVQAPLVGPITLYAPPSNVTVRGLALFLSGDGGWNLGVVGMARDAAALGFWVAGFSTPRYLHALDAQPAGTCIDAAGTLARLATHLKQELDLPANLPVVLIGYSSGATTVYAALVQAAQGTFQGGLSLGFGPDIEATHAFCPGVGGLAEQKSPRPPHLPSLLPNTHLSASWQILQGAIDEDVAPRFATEYVAGVPAAKAWLLPHVGHGFGVPRNWAPQYRAALHSLLPPAPASVMPTPVASTRRPAKPAAH; encoded by the coding sequence ATGACCGCACTGCTCGGCTGCAGTCTTGCGCTCGCCACGCCTGCACCCGGCGCTGCCAAGGCAGCGACGCTGCCCGTGCCGGCACGCCTCACGCCGACGCAACCCGCGCCATCGCAGTCTGCGCCTGCACCCGCGCGCAACACGCGCGGCGCGCAAATGCCAGACGCTGCGGCCATGCATCCCATGCCCTGGTTGGCGGGGGTGGTGCAGGCGCCGCTGGTTGGACCGATCACGCTGTACGCGCCGCCATCCAACGTAACCGTGCGCGGCCTGGCCCTGTTTCTTTCCGGTGACGGCGGCTGGAACCTGGGGGTGGTGGGCATGGCACGCGACGCCGCGGCTCTCGGCTTCTGGGTCGCCGGCTTCAGCACACCCAGATATCTGCATGCCCTGGATGCGCAGCCGGCGGGCACCTGCATCGATGCCGCCGGCACGCTCGCGCGGCTGGCCACCCATCTGAAGCAGGAGCTCGATTTGCCGGCCAATCTGCCGGTGGTGTTGATCGGCTATTCCTCGGGTGCCACCACGGTCTATGCCGCGCTGGTCCAGGCCGCGCAAGGCACATTCCAGGGCGGGTTGAGCCTGGGATTCGGCCCGGATATCGAAGCCACGCATGCGTTCTGCCCCGGTGTCGGCGGCCTAGCCGAGCAGAAGTCGCCACGGCCACCGCACCTGCCCAGCTTGCTGCCGAATACGCATCTGAGCGCGTCGTGGCAGATCCTGCAGGGCGCGATCGACGAGGACGTCGCGCCACGATTCGCCACTGAGTACGTCGCGGGTGTGCCCGCGGCCAAGGCTTGGCTGCTGCCACATGTCGGTCACGGCTTTGGCGTGCCGCGCAACTGGGCGCCGCAGTACCGCGCCGCACTGCACAGCCTGCTGCCGCCGGCGCCGGCCAGCGTCATGCCGACGCCGGTCGCTTCTACGCGACGGCCGGCCAAGCCCGCCGCGCACTGA
- the cydD gene encoding thiol reductant ABC exporter subunit CydD, with protein MQAASWLRREAQQIRKPQWRAALATALQALALVAQAWLLADILNAALFAHAPLARLWPQWIGLLLLASLRLLLNFYARRTSFSAALDLTAQLRTRLLARAQALGPIGLRAQTSGDLITRLVDGVDAVLPYFARYLPQVSTAALVPLLLALFVFPADWISGLILLLTAPLIPFFMVLVGNAAERASQQRYAQLTRLGAAFMDALGGLATLRQLGAAERVAQRLDGDGEDYRKLTMQVLRVAFLSALVLEFFATVSIAVVAVLIGFRLLWGELPFRDGLFVLLLAPEFYLPLRALGSLRHARMDALAAAQHLAALEETPPPASAPLVGGTRVAAHTPPGLRVDAVHYSHAGRAAALCGCSFDIQPRGVTALIGATGSGKSTLLNLLLGFVPTASGRILVEGVDLSELDMTQWRARVAWVPQQTHVFEGSVRDNLLLAAPGADTLALQRAAADSGFDAVLARLPQGWDTPLGERGLGLSGGELQRLALARALLREDACVWLLDEPTAHLDAESAHAVEQVIRAAAATRTVLLVAHRLVAAQSADWLVVLRDGAVIEQGTPQQLAHAQGAYAALVQAEAQ; from the coding sequence ATGCAGGCCGCAAGCTGGCTGCGCCGCGAGGCGCAGCAGATTCGCAAACCACAGTGGCGCGCAGCGCTGGCCACGGCGCTGCAGGCTCTGGCACTGGTGGCGCAGGCGTGGCTGCTGGCCGACATTCTCAACGCGGCGCTGTTCGCGCATGCGCCGTTGGCGCGGCTGTGGCCACAGTGGATCGGGCTGCTGCTGCTGGCGTCGTTGCGCCTGCTGCTGAATTTTTACGCGCGCCGCACCTCGTTTTCAGCGGCGCTGGATTTGACTGCGCAACTGCGCACGCGCCTGCTTGCGCGCGCGCAGGCGCTGGGCCCGATCGGGCTGCGCGCGCAAACCAGCGGCGACCTGATCACGCGTCTGGTCGATGGCGTCGACGCGGTGTTGCCGTATTTCGCGCGTTATCTGCCACAGGTGAGCACGGCGGCGCTGGTGCCGCTGCTGCTGGCGCTGTTCGTGTTTCCAGCCGACTGGATCTCGGGTCTGATCCTGCTGCTGACCGCGCCGCTGATTCCGTTTTTCATGGTGCTGGTGGGCAATGCCGCCGAGCGCGCCAGCCAGCAGCGCTATGCGCAGCTCACGCGTCTGGGCGCGGCTTTCATGGACGCGCTGGGCGGCCTCGCCACGCTGCGTCAACTGGGCGCTGCCGAGCGCGTGGCGCAACGCCTGGATGGCGACGGCGAGGACTACCGCAAGCTCACCATGCAGGTGCTGCGCGTGGCGTTTCTTTCCGCGCTGGTGCTGGAGTTTTTCGCCACGGTGAGCATCGCTGTGGTCGCGGTGCTGATCGGCTTTCGTCTGCTCTGGGGTGAATTGCCATTCCGCGATGGCCTGTTCGTGCTGCTGCTGGCGCCGGAGTTCTATCTGCCACTGCGCGCGCTGGGCAGCCTGCGCCATGCGCGCATGGATGCGCTGGCCGCGGCGCAGCATCTGGCCGCGCTGGAGGAAACGCCACCGCCGGCCAGCGCGCCGTTGGTCGGCGGCACTCGGGTTGCGGCGCACACGCCACCAGGCCTGCGCGTCGATGCCGTGCATTACAGCCATGCTGGGCGCGCAGCGGCGTTGTGCGGGTGCAGTTTCGACATCCAGCCGCGAGGCGTCACCGCACTGATCGGTGCAACCGGTTCGGGCAAGAGCACGCTGCTGAACCTGCTGCTGGGCTTCGTGCCGACCGCGTCCGGTCGCATCCTCGTCGAGGGTGTCGATCTGAGCGAACTGGATATGACGCAGTGGCGCGCACGCGTGGCCTGGGTGCCACAGCAGACGCATGTCTTCGAGGGCAGCGTGCGCGACAACCTGCTGCTGGCCGCGCCCGGCGCGGATACCCTGGCGCTGCAGCGCGCCGCGGCCGACAGCGGGTTCGATGCGGTGCTGGCGCGCTTGCCGCAGGGTTGGGACACGCCGCTGGGTGAGCGCGGCCTTGGCTTGTCGGGTGGTGAATTGCAGCGCCTGGCGCTGGCGCGTGCGCTGCTGCGCGAAGACGCCTGTGTCTGGCTGCTGGACGAGCCCACCGCACACCTCGATGCAGAGAGTGCGCACGCGGTCGAGCAGGTGATCCGCGCCGCTGCGGCGACGCGGACGGTGCTGCTGGTGGCGCATCGTCTGGTGGCGGCGCAATCGGCGGATTGGCTGGTGGTGTTGCGCGACGGCGCCGTGATCGAGCAGGGTACGCCGCAGCAACTGGCGCACGCGCAGGGTGCCTATGCAGCGCTTGTGCAGGCGGAAGCGCAATGA